One Halobaculum roseum DNA segment encodes these proteins:
- the yqeC gene encoding selenium cofactor biosynthesis protein YqeC, protein MTNAPEEALPTEGLVCVVGAGGKKTTLYTLANRLDRAVVSATVRIPIFDDHVARVVVDRDAVAALERHAADADIGVDWPLGLVPEQERDDRYLGYDPSVVDDLAGAHDGPVLVKADGARMREFKAPDDREPQIPDGADTVVPIASAHVVGEPLTDAVVHRPERVAAIAGIDEGDEVTAEAVGRVLASPDGGLKDVPADAEAVALVNKVDDADDEAVAREIARAALDADGAGRIDRVVLAALGEGRVVDVIDA, encoded by the coding sequence ATGACCAACGCGCCCGAGGAGGCCCTCCCGACCGAGGGTCTCGTCTGCGTCGTCGGCGCCGGCGGCAAGAAGACGACCCTCTACACGCTCGCGAACCGCCTCGACCGCGCGGTCGTCTCCGCGACGGTTCGCATCCCCATCTTCGACGACCACGTCGCGCGCGTCGTCGTCGACCGCGACGCGGTCGCCGCGCTGGAGCGCCACGCCGCGGACGCCGACATCGGCGTCGACTGGCCGCTCGGGCTCGTCCCGGAACAAGAACGGGACGACCGCTACCTCGGCTACGACCCGTCGGTCGTCGACGACCTCGCGGGCGCCCACGACGGCCCGGTGCTCGTGAAGGCCGACGGCGCGCGGATGCGCGAGTTCAAGGCGCCCGACGACCGGGAGCCGCAGATCCCCGACGGCGCCGACACGGTCGTACCGATCGCCTCCGCACACGTCGTCGGCGAACCCCTGACGGACGCGGTGGTCCACCGCCCCGAGCGCGTCGCCGCGATCGCGGGCATCGACGAGGGCGACGAGGTGACCGCCGAGGCGGTCGGTCGGGTGCTCGCGTCGCCCGACGGCGGGCTAAAGGACGTCCCCGCCGACGCCGAGGCGGTCGCGCTCGTGAACAAGGTCGACGACGCCGACGACGAGGCCGTCGCCCGCGAGATCGCTCGGGCGGCGCTCGACGCGGACGGGGCGGGACGGATCGACCGGGTGGTTCTGGCGGCGCTCGGGGAGGGTCGGGTCGTGGACGTGATCGACGCCTGA
- a CDS encoding redoxin domain-containing protein yields MLDAGDDAPEVTAPMATPEAARETDRGSYTSGDVSEFSLADALDEGPVVLAFYPGVYSRTCTQELCELRDWKADLAEADAPLYGVSADTPWSLLAFIDEYDLQYPLVSGFNNSIIADFGVRRGARSAQEDASGEGTDPREREESIVAGIANRAVFVVAPDGTVSYTWLATEPLTFPDTDEVEAAVAEATR; encoded by the coding sequence ATGCTCGACGCAGGCGACGACGCCCCCGAGGTAACCGCACCGATGGCGACTCCCGAGGCAGCGCGGGAAACCGACCGCGGAAGCTACACGAGCGGCGACGTGAGCGAGTTCTCGCTCGCGGACGCGCTCGACGAGGGCCCGGTCGTCCTCGCCTTCTACCCCGGCGTCTACTCCCGGACCTGCACGCAGGAGCTGTGTGAGCTTCGCGACTGGAAGGCCGACCTCGCGGAGGCGGACGCGCCGCTGTACGGCGTCAGCGCCGACACCCCGTGGTCGCTGTTGGCGTTCATCGACGAGTACGACCTGCAGTACCCGCTCGTGTCGGGGTTCAACAACTCGATCATCGCGGACTTCGGGGTTCGCCGCGGGGCGCGAAGCGCCCAGGAGGACGCGAGCGGGGAGGGAACCGACCCGCGAGAGCGCGAGGAGTCGATCGTGGCGGGCATCGCGAACCGCGCGGTGTTCGTGGTCGCCCCTGACGGCACCGTCTCCTACACGTGGCTGGCGACCGAGCCGCTGACGTTCCCCGACACCGACGAGGTGGAGGCGGCGGTCGCCGAGGCGACACGGTAG